One window of Dendropsophus ebraccatus isolate aDenEbr1 chromosome 13, aDenEbr1.pat, whole genome shotgun sequence genomic DNA carries:
- the HJV gene encoding hemojuvelin isoform X1: MEKTELCVRLHDSRTSQVSWASEAGNPSTEGQVEDEPVRSDHQGRSEWTGMGRPTTRRYLSRVTDSVLFKTVLLLIFWKQVDAQCKIVKCNADYVAAVSNPRISNKNTVYCNALRAYSQCTRNTARTCRGDLVYHSAVHIIEDRMIQHNCSKAGPTTPPRRQPPQPLPDSHVKQACDYDKVYREKHETDPKYLHCGVFGDPHVRTFSGDFQTCKVNGSWPLLDNEYLFVQATSTPLQPFSNATVISKLTIIFKNMKQCIDQKVYQAEVGNVPAAFDDGSVNGGRRAGGSSLTIHEKEPGKYIEIHAAYIGTTIRVRQLGRQLSFSLRMAEEISQAFREEQDLQLCVGGCPSSQIISRTTHLSRTHSLSADIARSLCRERLAIEDMYFESCVFDLMVSGNVNLTDAAFHALEDARDFHPEPGTLHIFSKADSRPVLSASLLLVLALIGILNHFP, from the exons atggagaagactgagct TTGTGTGCGGCTACATGACTCAAGGACAAGTCAAGTATCATGGGCAAGTGAAGCTGGTAACCCAAGCACAGAGGGCCAG GTGGAGGATGAACCTGTGAGGAGTGACCATCAAGGGAGATCTGAATGGACTGGAATGGGTAGGCCGACCACTAGACGTTACCTCTCAAGAGTTACAGACAGTGTCCTCTTTAAGACCGTACTTCTGCTCATCTTCTGGAAACAAG TGGATGCCCAGTGTAAAATTGTAAAATGTAACGCGGACTATGTTGCTGCCGTATCCAATCCAAGGATCTCCAACAAGAACACTGTATATTGCAACGCCTTACGTGCATATTCTCAGTGTACTCGTAATACAGCACGGACTTGCCGCGGGGACTTGGTGTACCATTCTGCAGTTCACATCATTGAGGATCGTATGATTCAGCACAACTGTTCCAAAGCGGGGCCCACCACGCCTCCTAGACGGCAGCCACCGCAACCTCTTCCTGACAGTCATGTGAAACAGGCCTGTGATTATGACAAGGTCTATCGGGAAAAGCACGAGACTGATCCCAAGTATCTGCACTGTGGAGTGTTTGGAGATCCCCATGTGCGCACTTTCAGCGGTGACTTTCAGACGTGTAAAGTGAATGGCTCCTGGCCTCTTCTGGACAATGAATATCTATTTGTCCAGGCAACCAGCACCCCACTCCAGCCTTTCTCCAATGCTACAGTTATCAGCAAG CTAACTATAATCTTCAAGAACATGAAGCAATGCATTGACCAGAAAGTGTACCAAGCAGAAGTGGGCAACGTTCCAGCAGCTTTCGATGATGGCTCTGTGAACGGCGGCAGAAGAGCAGGTGGCAGCAGCCTCACCATTCATGAGAAGGAGCCTGGGAAGTACATAGAGATCCACGCTGCATACATAGGCACCACAATCCGTGTGCGCCAGCTGGGCAGGCAGCTGTCATTTTCCTTACGTATGGCGGAGGAGATCTCCCAAGCTTTCAGAGAAGAGCAGGACTTGCAACTCTGTGTAGGTGGCTGCCCATCCAGCCAAATCATCTCTAGGACTACACACCTCAGTAGGACTCATTCGCTGAGCGCGGACATCGCTAGGTCGCTGTGCAGGGAGAGACTGGCCATAGAAGACATGTACTTCGAGTCCTGTGTATTTGACTTGATGGTGTCAGGGAATGTGAATTTGACGGACGCAGCTTTCCACGCCTTGGAAGACGCCCGAGATTTTCACCCGGAACCAGGAACGTTACATATATTCAGCAAAGCGGACAGTAGACCGGTGTTATCAGCCAGTCTGTTACTTGTGCTTGCTCTTATTGGGATTCTAAATCACTTTCCTTGA
- the HJV gene encoding hemojuvelin isoform X2, whose translation MITQTYCTGLVPRRRVEDEPVRSDHQGRSEWTGMGRPTTRRYLSRVTDSVLFKTVLLLIFWKQVDAQCKIVKCNADYVAAVSNPRISNKNTVYCNALRAYSQCTRNTARTCRGDLVYHSAVHIIEDRMIQHNCSKAGPTTPPRRQPPQPLPDSHVKQACDYDKVYREKHETDPKYLHCGVFGDPHVRTFSGDFQTCKVNGSWPLLDNEYLFVQATSTPLQPFSNATVISKLTIIFKNMKQCIDQKVYQAEVGNVPAAFDDGSVNGGRRAGGSSLTIHEKEPGKYIEIHAAYIGTTIRVRQLGRQLSFSLRMAEEISQAFREEQDLQLCVGGCPSSQIISRTTHLSRTHSLSADIARSLCRERLAIEDMYFESCVFDLMVSGNVNLTDAAFHALEDARDFHPEPGTLHIFSKADSRPVLSASLLLVLALIGILNHFP comes from the exons ATGATTACACAGACTTACTGCACGGGACTGGTGCCAAGGAGAAGG GTGGAGGATGAACCTGTGAGGAGTGACCATCAAGGGAGATCTGAATGGACTGGAATGGGTAGGCCGACCACTAGACGTTACCTCTCAAGAGTTACAGACAGTGTCCTCTTTAAGACCGTACTTCTGCTCATCTTCTGGAAACAAG TGGATGCCCAGTGTAAAATTGTAAAATGTAACGCGGACTATGTTGCTGCCGTATCCAATCCAAGGATCTCCAACAAGAACACTGTATATTGCAACGCCTTACGTGCATATTCTCAGTGTACTCGTAATACAGCACGGACTTGCCGCGGGGACTTGGTGTACCATTCTGCAGTTCACATCATTGAGGATCGTATGATTCAGCACAACTGTTCCAAAGCGGGGCCCACCACGCCTCCTAGACGGCAGCCACCGCAACCTCTTCCTGACAGTCATGTGAAACAGGCCTGTGATTATGACAAGGTCTATCGGGAAAAGCACGAGACTGATCCCAAGTATCTGCACTGTGGAGTGTTTGGAGATCCCCATGTGCGCACTTTCAGCGGTGACTTTCAGACGTGTAAAGTGAATGGCTCCTGGCCTCTTCTGGACAATGAATATCTATTTGTCCAGGCAACCAGCACCCCACTCCAGCCTTTCTCCAATGCTACAGTTATCAGCAAG CTAACTATAATCTTCAAGAACATGAAGCAATGCATTGACCAGAAAGTGTACCAAGCAGAAGTGGGCAACGTTCCAGCAGCTTTCGATGATGGCTCTGTGAACGGCGGCAGAAGAGCAGGTGGCAGCAGCCTCACCATTCATGAGAAGGAGCCTGGGAAGTACATAGAGATCCACGCTGCATACATAGGCACCACAATCCGTGTGCGCCAGCTGGGCAGGCAGCTGTCATTTTCCTTACGTATGGCGGAGGAGATCTCCCAAGCTTTCAGAGAAGAGCAGGACTTGCAACTCTGTGTAGGTGGCTGCCCATCCAGCCAAATCATCTCTAGGACTACACACCTCAGTAGGACTCATTCGCTGAGCGCGGACATCGCTAGGTCGCTGTGCAGGGAGAGACTGGCCATAGAAGACATGTACTTCGAGTCCTGTGTATTTGACTTGATGGTGTCAGGGAATGTGAATTTGACGGACGCAGCTTTCCACGCCTTGGAAGACGCCCGAGATTTTCACCCGGAACCAGGAACGTTACATATATTCAGCAAAGCGGACAGTAGACCGGTGTTATCAGCCAGTCTGTTACTTGTGCTTGCTCTTATTGGGATTCTAAATCACTTTCCTTGA
- the HJV gene encoding hemojuvelin isoform X3, with product MGRPTTRRYLSRVTDSVLFKTVLLLIFWKQVDAQCKIVKCNADYVAAVSNPRISNKNTVYCNALRAYSQCTRNTARTCRGDLVYHSAVHIIEDRMIQHNCSKAGPTTPPRRQPPQPLPDSHVKQACDYDKVYREKHETDPKYLHCGVFGDPHVRTFSGDFQTCKVNGSWPLLDNEYLFVQATSTPLQPFSNATVISKLTIIFKNMKQCIDQKVYQAEVGNVPAAFDDGSVNGGRRAGGSSLTIHEKEPGKYIEIHAAYIGTTIRVRQLGRQLSFSLRMAEEISQAFREEQDLQLCVGGCPSSQIISRTTHLSRTHSLSADIARSLCRERLAIEDMYFESCVFDLMVSGNVNLTDAAFHALEDARDFHPEPGTLHIFSKADSRPVLSASLLLVLALIGILNHFP from the exons ATGGGTAGGCCGACCACTAGACGTTACCTCTCAAGAGTTACAGACAGTGTCCTCTTTAAGACCGTACTTCTGCTCATCTTCTGGAAACAAG TGGATGCCCAGTGTAAAATTGTAAAATGTAACGCGGACTATGTTGCTGCCGTATCCAATCCAAGGATCTCCAACAAGAACACTGTATATTGCAACGCCTTACGTGCATATTCTCAGTGTACTCGTAATACAGCACGGACTTGCCGCGGGGACTTGGTGTACCATTCTGCAGTTCACATCATTGAGGATCGTATGATTCAGCACAACTGTTCCAAAGCGGGGCCCACCACGCCTCCTAGACGGCAGCCACCGCAACCTCTTCCTGACAGTCATGTGAAACAGGCCTGTGATTATGACAAGGTCTATCGGGAAAAGCACGAGACTGATCCCAAGTATCTGCACTGTGGAGTGTTTGGAGATCCCCATGTGCGCACTTTCAGCGGTGACTTTCAGACGTGTAAAGTGAATGGCTCCTGGCCTCTTCTGGACAATGAATATCTATTTGTCCAGGCAACCAGCACCCCACTCCAGCCTTTCTCCAATGCTACAGTTATCAGCAAG CTAACTATAATCTTCAAGAACATGAAGCAATGCATTGACCAGAAAGTGTACCAAGCAGAAGTGGGCAACGTTCCAGCAGCTTTCGATGATGGCTCTGTGAACGGCGGCAGAAGAGCAGGTGGCAGCAGCCTCACCATTCATGAGAAGGAGCCTGGGAAGTACATAGAGATCCACGCTGCATACATAGGCACCACAATCCGTGTGCGCCAGCTGGGCAGGCAGCTGTCATTTTCCTTACGTATGGCGGAGGAGATCTCCCAAGCTTTCAGAGAAGAGCAGGACTTGCAACTCTGTGTAGGTGGCTGCCCATCCAGCCAAATCATCTCTAGGACTACACACCTCAGTAGGACTCATTCGCTGAGCGCGGACATCGCTAGGTCGCTGTGCAGGGAGAGACTGGCCATAGAAGACATGTACTTCGAGTCCTGTGTATTTGACTTGATGGTGTCAGGGAATGTGAATTTGACGGACGCAGCTTTCCACGCCTTGGAAGACGCCCGAGATTTTCACCCGGAACCAGGAACGTTACATATATTCAGCAAAGCGGACAGTAGACCGGTGTTATCAGCCAGTCTGTTACTTGTGCTTGCTCTTATTGGGATTCTAAATCACTTTCCTTGA